A window of Ruminococcus champanellensis 18P13 = JCM 17042 contains these coding sequences:
- a CDS encoding ABC transporter ATP-binding protein has product MLELQNVCFEAEGKQILRDISLTLEDRFVAVTGPNGGGKSTLAKIIMGIDQPTSGRILFDGTDITGMSISDRANLGISYAFQQPVRFKGLRVQDLLKLASKKDTTVTEACSVLSEVGLCARDYMNRELNSTLSGGELKRIEIAMVLARGTKLSIFDEPEAGIDLWSFQNLIHVFEKMYEKIRGSILIISHQERILNMADKILYIKDGSVAAYGAKDQILPQLLKNQDSSTCKVLTDKLAEGKKEVPVA; this is encoded by the coding sequence ATGCTTGAATTACAGAACGTCTGTTTCGAGGCAGAGGGCAAGCAGATTCTCCGGGACATCAGTCTGACTCTGGAGGATCGCTTTGTTGCAGTCACCGGGCCCAACGGCGGCGGCAAATCCACCCTCGCCAAGATCATTATGGGCATCGACCAGCCCACCAGCGGCAGGATCCTCTTTGACGGCACGGATATTACCGGCATGTCCATCAGCGACCGGGCAAATCTGGGCATCAGCTACGCTTTTCAGCAGCCGGTACGGTTCAAGGGACTGCGGGTGCAGGATCTGCTGAAGCTGGCAAGCAAAAAGGATACCACCGTCACGGAGGCGTGCAGCGTCCTCAGCGAGGTGGGACTGTGCGCCCGGGATTACATGAACCGGGAGCTGAACAGTACCCTGTCCGGCGGCGAATTAAAGCGGATCGAGATTGCCATGGTACTGGCACGGGGCACCAAGCTGTCCATTTTCGATGAGCCGGAGGCAGGCATTGACCTGTGGAGCTTCCAGAATCTGATCCACGTATTCGAGAAAATGTACGAGAAGATCCGGGGCAGCATCCTCATCATCAGCCACCAGGAGCGGATCCTGAACATGGCGGACAAGATCCTCTACATCAAGGATGGTTCCGTTGCCGCATACGGCGCAAAGGATCAGATCCTGCCCCAGCTTCTGAAAAATCAGGACAGCAGCACCTGCAAGGTACTGACGGACAAGCTGGCAGAGGGGAAAAAGGAGGTGCCGGTGGCATGA
- a CDS encoding RluA family pseudouridine synthase has translation MRQITIQQNDAGQRLDKFLAKSMPALPKGLMCKFIRTKHIKRNGKRCAISDRLEPGDVLTFFISDDFFPEHAPQQTPDFLKAPAKLDVVYEDTQVLILNKPVGLVVHADNGGTEDTLIHRVLHHLYQAGTYDPAGEQSFTPALCNRLDRNTGGLVIAAKTAAALRDVNELIRSRQLCKQYLCVTAALPPRQQDRVQAYHRKQPAGNLVEIRDAPAEGFAPIDTEYRVLAQEQGLSLVLVTLHTGRTHQIRAHLAHLGAPLLGDNKYGSVRANRRYRVFTQQLWAWRLGFPELDGALAPLSGRIVTAPEVPFVSAFFPGVQLPPPIT, from the coding sequence ATGCGACAGATTACCATTCAGCAAAACGATGCCGGACAGCGGCTGGACAAGTTCCTTGCCAAATCCATGCCTGCTCTGCCCAAAGGGCTTATGTGCAAATTCATCCGCACCAAGCATATCAAGCGGAACGGCAAGCGCTGCGCCATTTCCGACCGGTTGGAGCCGGGGGATGTGCTGACCTTTTTCATCAGTGATGATTTTTTTCCGGAGCATGCCCCACAGCAGACTCCGGACTTTCTCAAAGCCCCTGCGAAGCTGGACGTGGTGTATGAGGATACGCAGGTGCTGATTCTCAACAAGCCGGTGGGACTGGTGGTGCATGCGGACAATGGAGGCACGGAGGATACCCTGATCCACCGGGTGCTGCATCATCTGTACCAGGCAGGCACCTATGACCCTGCCGGGGAGCAGTCCTTTACGCCGGCTTTGTGCAACCGACTGGATCGGAACACGGGAGGGCTGGTGATCGCGGCAAAGACCGCCGCTGCTTTACGGGATGTAAACGAGTTGATCCGCAGTCGTCAGCTGTGCAAGCAGTATTTGTGCGTTACGGCGGCGCTGCCTCCCAGGCAGCAGGATCGGGTGCAGGCATACCACCGGAAGCAGCCTGCCGGAAACCTGGTGGAGATCCGGGATGCACCGGCGGAGGGCTTTGCGCCCATTGATACGGAATACCGGGTGCTGGCGCAGGAGCAGGGACTGAGTCTGGTACTGGTGACTCTGCATACGGGCAGGACGCACCAGATCCGTGCCCATCTTGCCCATCTGGGAGCGCCCCTGCTGGGGGATAACAAGTATGGAAGCGTCCGGGCAAATCGGCGGTACCGGGTGTTCACCCAGCAGCTTTGGGCGTGGCGGCTGGGCTTTCCGGAACTGGATGGTGCATTGGCACCTCTTAGCGGCAGGATCGTGACCGCCCCGGAGGTTCCTTTCGTTTCCGCTTTTTTCCCGGGTGTGCAGCTGCCACCGCCCATAACGTAA
- a CDS encoding SufB/SufD family protein yields MKELNTYEKELLHQVAELDALPVGAYNIRANGASAARNTTAHIDIVTKTDKPGIDIIIKPGTVNESVHIPVIISESGLKDNVYNDFFIGENCDVTIIAGCGIHNCGSGDSQHDGIHTFFVGENSKVRYVEKHYGEGEGRGKRFMNPTTIVHLNRNARMEMETTQIAGIDDTLRKTTADLAEGSSLVIHDKIMTTGDQHAIAEFDADLNGAGSSCNIVSRSVAKENSRQEYTSRLNGNAPCSGHTECDAIIMDHGCVLASPQLTANHVDASLIHEAAIGKIAGEQLMKLMTLGLTEKEAEEQIINGFLK; encoded by the coding sequence ATGAAGGAACTGAACACATACGAAAAGGAGCTGCTGCACCAGGTAGCCGAGCTGGATGCGCTGCCGGTGGGGGCATACAACATCCGTGCCAACGGTGCAAGTGCTGCCCGGAATACCACAGCGCACATTGACATTGTGACCAAAACGGACAAACCCGGCATCGACATTATCATCAAACCCGGCACCGTGAATGAAAGTGTACATATTCCGGTCATCATCAGCGAAAGCGGACTGAAGGACAATGTGTACAACGATTTCTTCATCGGCGAAAACTGTGACGTGACCATCATTGCCGGCTGCGGCATCCACAACTGCGGCTCCGGCGACAGTCAGCATGACGGTATCCACACCTTCTTTGTGGGGGAAAACAGCAAGGTGCGCTATGTGGAAAAGCACTACGGCGAAGGAGAAGGCAGAGGCAAGCGGTTCATGAACCCCACTACCATTGTGCATCTGAACAGGAATGCCCGGATGGAGATGGAAACCACGCAGATTGCCGGCATTGACGACACACTGCGGAAAACCACTGCGGATCTGGCGGAGGGCTCCAGCCTGGTGATTCACGACAAGATCATGACCACCGGGGATCAGCACGCCATTGCAGAGTTTGATGCAGATCTGAACGGAGCAGGCAGCAGCTGCAACATCGTCAGCCGCAGCGTTGCCAAGGAGAACAGCAGGCAGGAATACACCAGCCGGCTCAACGGCAATGCCCCTTGCAGCGGCCATACGGAATGTGACGCCATTATCATGGACCACGGCTGCGTACTGGCAAGTCCCCAGCTGACTGCCAATCATGTGGACGCATCCCTGATCCACGAAGCCGCCATCGGCAAGATCGCCGGAGAGCAACTGATGAAGCTGATGACCCTGGGACTGACCGAAAAGGAAGCGGAAGAACAGATCATCAACGGGTTCCTGAAATAA
- a CDS encoding RrF2 family transcriptional regulator, which translates to MMISTKGRYALRVMIDLAEHNSGGYVPLADIAERQEISEKYLESIVSMLSKKGLVDALRGKGGGYRLNRAPDQYTVADILYVTEGSMAPVACLEPGAKTCDRAAYCRTLDMWKRLYELITQFFSGITIADLIADKSGGDFVI; encoded by the coding sequence ATGATGATCTCCACGAAGGGACGGTATGCCCTGCGGGTGATGATCGATCTGGCGGAGCACAACAGCGGCGGATATGTACCTTTGGCGGATATTGCCGAGCGGCAGGAGATCTCGGAGAAATACCTGGAAAGCATTGTGTCCATGCTCAGCAAAAAAGGACTGGTGGATGCACTCCGGGGCAAGGGAGGCGGCTATCGGCTGAACCGTGCGCCGGATCAGTACACGGTAGCGGATATTCTGTATGTAACCGAGGGCTCCATGGCACCGGTGGCATGTCTGGAACCGGGCGCAAAGACCTGTGACCGGGCTGCATACTGCCGGACGCTGGATATGTGGAAGAGGCTGTATGAGCTGATTACCCAGTTCTTCTCCGGGATTACCATTGCGGACCTGATCGCAGACAAATCCGGCGGGGATTTTGTCATATAA
- the tsaA gene encoding tRNA (N6-threonylcarbamoyladenosine(37)-N6)-methyltransferase TrmO produces MEPIAYIHTDFPTKFGLPRQSGLVEALEGQVVFLPAYSKPEAFRGLEQFSHIWLIWEFSAARKQGDWSPTVRPPRLGGNQRMGVFATRSPFRPNSLGLSCVRLQGVSFEGGQAVLHVSGIDMMDGTPVYDVKPYIPLADCRTDASQGYTRQTATHQLKVHFPAALLEQLPADKRDAAVGILQQDPRPGYSEDPDRIYGVAFAGFDLRFTVTENQLTVRSVEPLDKP; encoded by the coding sequence ATGGAACCCATCGCATACATTCACACGGACTTTCCCACCAAATTCGGACTGCCCCGTCAAAGCGGCCTGGTGGAGGCGCTGGAGGGGCAGGTAGTCTTTCTGCCTGCCTACAGCAAGCCGGAGGCATTCCGGGGACTGGAGCAATTCTCCCACATCTGGCTGATCTGGGAGTTCTCCGCCGCCAGGAAGCAAGGGGACTGGTCTCCCACTGTGCGGCCGCCCCGGCTGGGGGGCAACCAGCGCATGGGGGTATTCGCCACCCGCTCCCCCTTCCGGCCAAACAGCCTGGGGCTGTCCTGCGTCCGGCTGCAGGGGGTCAGCTTTGAGGGCGGACAAGCCGTGCTGCACGTTTCCGGCATTGATATGATGGATGGCACCCCGGTTTACGATGTAAAGCCCTACATTCCCCTGGCGGACTGCCGGACGGACGCAAGCCAGGGCTATACCCGGCAAACTGCAACCCACCAGCTAAAGGTTCACTTTCCGGCGGCATTGCTGGAACAGCTGCCGGCAGACAAGCGGGATGCGGCAGTGGGCATTTTACAGCAGGATCCCCGGCCGGGCTATTCTGAGGATCCGGATCGGATCTACGGAGTTGCCTTTGCCGGATTCGATCTGCGGTTCACAGTGACGGAGAATCAGCTGACGGTTCGGAGTGTGGAGCCTTTGGATAAACCATAG
- a CDS encoding O-acetylhomoserine aminocarboxypropyltransferase/cysteine synthase family protein, whose product MSYQFETLQVHAGQEKPDPATDARAVPIYATTSYVFKDSAQAAGRFGLTEGGNIYTRLMNPTSDVFEQRIAALEGGAAALAVATGSAAITYAIQNIALAGDHVVASHNLYGGTYNLLANTLREQGITTTFVDPSDPANFEAAITDKTKLIYAETLGNPNSDVIDLEAISAVAHKHGIPLIVDSTFATPYLLRPIEHGADVVVHSATKFIGGHGTVMGGVIVDSGKFDWTQNDKFPGLTAPNPSYHGVVFSQACGNIAYIMKIRTTLLRDQGATISPFNSFLLLQGLETLSLRVERHVENALKVVDYLSKHPQVERVNHPSLATGHAKELYDKYFPNGAAPIFTFEIKGGAEEAKRFTESLQLFSLLANVADVKSLVIHPASTTHSQLSKEELLASGIKPNTIRLSIGTEHIQDILADLEQGFAAVR is encoded by the coding sequence ATGAGTTATCAGTTTGAAACATTGCAGGTACACGCAGGACAGGAGAAGCCGGATCCGGCTACGGATGCCCGGGCAGTGCCCATCTACGCCACCACGTCCTATGTATTCAAGGACAGTGCCCAGGCGGCAGGCAGATTTGGTCTGACCGAAGGGGGCAATATCTACACTCGTCTGATGAACCCTACCTCCGATGTATTTGAACAGCGGATTGCTGCTCTGGAAGGCGGCGCAGCGGCTCTGGCAGTTGCCACCGGCTCCGCAGCCATTACCTACGCCATCCAGAACATTGCCCTTGCCGGGGATCATGTAGTCGCATCCCACAACCTGTACGGCGGCACCTACAACCTGCTGGCAAACACTCTGCGGGAACAGGGCATTACCACCACCTTTGTGGATCCTTCTGATCCGGCGAACTTTGAAGCAGCCATCACGGACAAGACCAAGCTGATTTACGCTGAGACCCTGGGCAACCCCAATTCTGACGTGATCGATCTGGAAGCCATCAGTGCAGTTGCCCACAAGCATGGCATTCCTCTGATCGTGGACAGCACCTTTGCAACCCCCTATCTGCTGCGTCCCATCGAGCACGGTGCAGATGTGGTGGTGCATTCCGCCACCAAGTTCATCGGTGGTCACGGCACAGTAATGGGCGGTGTCATCGTGGATTCCGGTAAGTTTGACTGGACGCAGAATGACAAGTTCCCGGGACTGACTGCCCCCAACCCCTCCTACCACGGAGTAGTATTCTCCCAGGCATGCGGCAACATTGCCTACATCATGAAGATCCGCACCACCTTGCTGCGGGATCAGGGTGCCACCATCTCCCCCTTCAACTCCTTCCTGCTGCTCCAGGGTCTGGAGACCCTGTCCCTGCGGGTAGAACGGCATGTGGAAAACGCCCTGAAGGTGGTGGACTATCTGTCCAAGCACCCCCAGGTTGAACGGGTCAACCACCCCTCCCTTGCCACCGGTCACGCCAAGGAGCTGTACGACAAGTACTTCCCTAATGGCGCAGCTCCCATCTTCACCTTTGAAATCAAGGGGGGCGCAGAGGAAGCAAAACGCTTTACAGAAAGCCTGCAGTTGTTCTCCCTGCTGGCAAATGTGGCGGATGTAAAATCCCTGGTGATCCACCCTGCCTCCACCACCCACTCCCAGCTGTCGAAGGAGGAACTGCTGGCAAGCGGCATCAAGCCCAACACCATCCGGCTGTCCATCGGCACGGAGCATATCCAGGACATTCTGGCAGACCTGGAACAGGGCTTTGCGGCAGTACGCTAA
- a CDS encoding HAD family hydrolase — translation MEIKLIACDLDGTLLDSRGRLSPENLDAIRRMTDKGYCFVPTSGRNREQIPQALQQFPGIRYLITLSGACVTQLPEGKALFRHPLSREHADRLLRIGKQQGAAVLLYTPEGVLLEHGALEQRQDRALLEDAIGICRPVEDAQAFCLAEDVQVEKAVFFCRDAAQETRLHQALDDGTFQLCVSAENCLEVTARGIHKATGIRALLLRLKLLPEQVLTIGDSGNDVSMLELTPNSFAVANAMPEAKRAARHLTVSNDQHVALRIARLLGI, via the coding sequence CCTGGATGCCATCCGCCGGATGACGGACAAGGGCTATTGCTTTGTGCCTACCAGCGGCAGGAACCGGGAACAAATCCCCCAGGCGCTACAGCAGTTTCCCGGCATCCGGTATCTGATCACCCTCAGCGGTGCCTGCGTCACACAGTTGCCGGAGGGCAAAGCCCTGTTCCGGCATCCGCTCTCCCGGGAGCATGCAGACCGACTTCTTCGCATTGGCAAACAGCAGGGAGCCGCCGTGCTGCTGTATACACCGGAGGGGGTGCTGCTGGAGCATGGGGCACTGGAACAGCGGCAGGATCGTGCCCTGTTGGAGGATGCCATCGGTATATGCCGACCGGTGGAGGATGCACAAGCCTTTTGCCTTGCCGAAGATGTGCAGGTGGAAAAGGCAGTGTTCTTCTGCCGGGATGCTGCCCAGGAAACCCGGCTGCATCAGGCACTGGATGACGGCACATTTCAGCTTTGCGTCTCTGCGGAAAACTGCCTGGAGGTCACCGCCCGGGGCATTCACAAAGCCACCGGCATCCGGGCACTGCTGCTCCGGCTCAAGCTGCTGCCGGAACAGGTACTGACCATCGGCGATTCCGGCAACGATGTTTCCATGCTGGAGCTGACCCCGAACTCCTTTGCGGTTGCCAACGCCATGCCGGAAGCAAAGCGTGCAGCCCGGCATCTCACCGTGTCCAATGACCAGCATGTGGCGCTGCGCATTGCCCGGCTGCTTGGAATATAG